A single genomic interval of Panthera uncia isolate 11264 chromosome A1 unlocalized genomic scaffold, Puncia_PCG_1.0 HiC_scaffold_17, whole genome shotgun sequence harbors:
- the LOC125935168 gene encoding sperm-associated acrosin inhibitor-like isoform X2, with translation MSFFSTWIKAIFITALAFPHYSETGFEPSPEIHRLPNCDVYVHQLHFCTREMDPVCATNGQTYSNICVFCSELFESGGAFDFSHYGRC, from the exons TTCTTCTCGACATGGATCAAAGCTATTTTTATCACTGCCCTGGCATTTCCTCATTATTCTG AAACTGGTTTTGAACCTTCACCAGAAATTCATAGACTC CCAAACTGTGATGTGTATGTACATCAGTTACATTTTTGCACAAGAGAAATGGATCCAGTCTGTGCAACCAATGGCCAAACTTATTCCAATATATGCGTTTTCTGCAGTGAACTATT cGAAAGTGGTGGAGCGTTTGATTTTAGTCATTATGGTAGATGCTGA